In Nocardioides marinus, one DNA window encodes the following:
- a CDS encoding demethylmenaquinone methyltransferase, producing the protein MARADLDKQPTDVRRMFDAVAKRYDVTNDVLSLGQDRRWRTHVVEAVAPVAGERILDLAAGTGTSSVPFHDKGATVVPCDFSLGMLQVGKQARPHLPFTAGDGTRLPFGDATFDAVTISFGLRNIVDPVAGLREMRRVTKPGGRLVVCEFSHPTWSPFRTVYVEYLMKALPPVARAVSSSPDAYVYLAESIRAWPDQAGLAALLQEAGWSGVEWRNLSGGIVALHRGRA; encoded by the coding sequence GTGGCCCGTGCAGACCTGGACAAGCAGCCGACCGACGTCCGTCGGATGTTCGACGCGGTGGCCAAGCGCTACGACGTCACCAACGACGTGCTCTCCCTGGGGCAGGACCGCCGGTGGCGCACCCACGTCGTGGAGGCGGTCGCGCCGGTCGCGGGGGAGCGGATCCTCGACCTGGCCGCCGGCACCGGCACCTCCAGCGTCCCGTTCCACGACAAGGGCGCGACGGTCGTCCCGTGCGACTTCTCCCTCGGGATGCTGCAGGTCGGCAAGCAGGCCCGCCCGCACCTGCCCTTCACCGCCGGTGACGGCACCCGGCTGCCGTTCGGGGACGCCACCTTCGACGCGGTGACGATCTCCTTCGGCCTGCGCAACATCGTCGACCCGGTCGCCGGCCTGCGCGAGATGCGCCGCGTGACCAAGCCCGGCGGCCGCCTGGTGGTCTGCGAGTTCAGCCACCCGACCTGGTCGCCGTTCCGCACCGTCTACGTCGAGTACCTCATGAAGGCCCTGCCGCCGGTGGCCCGCGCGGTCTCCAGCAGCCCCGACGCCTACGTCTACCTCGCCGAGTCGATCCGCGCCTGGCCCGACCAGGCCGGCCTGGCCGCGCTGCTCCAGGAGGCCGGCTGGTCCGGCGTCGAGTGGCGCAACCTCTCCGGCGGCATCGTCGCGCTGCACCGCGGCCGCGCCTGA
- a CDS encoding NADH-quinone oxidoreductase subunit A, translated as MELYTPVLFLAALAAGFAIFSVAVSTLTGPGRYNRAKYDSYECGIEPTPQPVGGGRFPVKYYTVAMTFIVFDVEIMFLVPWAVHFDALGGFGLVAVVLFLVNLTVAYAYEWRRGGLDWD; from the coding sequence ATGGAGCTCTACACACCGGTCCTGTTCCTCGCGGCCCTGGCCGCGGGGTTCGCGATCTTCTCGGTGGCGGTGAGCACCCTCACCGGCCCGGGCCGCTACAACCGCGCCAAGTACGACTCCTACGAGTGCGGCATCGAGCCCACCCCGCAGCCCGTCGGCGGCGGCCGCTTCCCCGTGAAGTACTACACCGTGGCGATGACCTTCATCGTCTTCGACGTCGAGATCATGTTCCTCGTCCCGTGGGCGGTGCACTTCGACGCCCTGGGCGGCTTCGGTCTCGTCGCCGTCGTCCTCTTCCTGGTCAACCTCACCGTCGCCTACGCCTACGAGTGGCGTCGCGGCGGGCTGGACTGGGACTGA
- a CDS encoding NuoB/complex I 20 kDa subunit family protein has translation MGIEEKLPSGVLLTTVEGVAGYFRKASFWPATFGLACCAIEMMTTGGPKYDLARFGMEVFRASPRQADLMIVAGRVSQKMAPVLRQIYDQMAEPKWVLAMGVCASSGGMFNNYAIVQGVDHVVPVDMYLPGCPPRPEMLIDAILKLHDQVQTTKFGANRAAQIEELENAALKALPTSEMKGLLR, from the coding sequence GTGGGCATTGAAGAGAAGCTTCCCAGCGGCGTCCTGCTGACGACCGTGGAGGGCGTCGCCGGCTACTTCCGCAAGGCGTCGTTCTGGCCGGCCACCTTCGGCCTGGCCTGCTGCGCCATCGAGATGATGACGACCGGCGGCCCGAAGTACGACCTGGCCCGCTTCGGCATGGAGGTCTTCCGGGCCTCCCCGCGCCAGGCCGACCTGATGATCGTCGCCGGTCGCGTCAGCCAGAAGATGGCCCCGGTCCTGCGCCAGATCTACGACCAGATGGCCGAGCCCAAGTGGGTGCTGGCGATGGGCGTGTGCGCCAGCTCGGGCGGCATGTTCAACAACTACGCCATCGTGCAGGGCGTCGACCACGTCGTGCCCGTCGACATGTACCTCCCCGGGTGCCCGCCGCGCCCGGAGATGCTCATCGACGCGATCCTCAAGCTGCACGACCAGGTCCAGACGACCAAGTTCGGGGCCAACCGCGCCGCCCAGATCGAGGAGCTGGAGAACGCCGCGCTCAAGGCGCTGCCCACCTCGGAGATGAAGGGCCTGCTGCGATGA
- a CDS encoding NADH-quinone oxidoreductase subunit C, whose amino-acid sequence MSDQTPGGPGSPDSTDKMPENVPAPTGEVGQVGVRQGMFGVSGTGDTSGYGGLVSAVTFPAPAQRPFGGWYDEVADALGSAARSAGLEHALGDVVIHRGEITFHVRREDVGALARVLRDDPALRFELCSSVSGVHYPDDTGRELHVVYHLASMTWNRRIRLEVTAPDADPHVPTVSDTYPAADWHERETWDMFGIVFDGHPSLTRILMPDDWPGHPQRKDYPLGGIPVEYKGGTVPPPDQRRSYS is encoded by the coding sequence ATGAGCGACCAGACCCCCGGCGGGCCCGGCAGCCCGGACAGCACCGACAAGATGCCCGAGAACGTCCCCGCGCCGACCGGTGAGGTCGGCCAGGTCGGCGTCCGGCAGGGCATGTTCGGCGTGAGCGGGACCGGTGACACCTCCGGCTACGGCGGCCTGGTCAGCGCGGTCACCTTCCCCGCGCCGGCCCAGCGCCCCTTCGGCGGCTGGTACGACGAGGTCGCCGACGCCCTGGGGTCAGCGGCCCGCTCCGCCGGCCTCGAGCACGCCCTGGGCGACGTGGTCATCCACCGCGGCGAGATCACCTTCCACGTGCGCCGCGAGGACGTCGGTGCGCTCGCGCGGGTGCTGCGCGACGACCCGGCGCTGCGCTTCGAGCTGTGCTCCTCGGTCAGCGGCGTGCACTACCCCGACGACACCGGCCGCGAGCTGCACGTCGTCTACCACCTCGCCTCGATGACCTGGAACCGCCGCATCCGTCTCGAGGTCACCGCACCCGACGCGGACCCGCACGTGCCCACGGTCAGCGACACCTACCCCGCCGCGGACTGGCACGAGCGCGAGACCTGGGACATGTTCGGGATCGTGTTCGACGGCCACCCCTCGCTCACCCGGATCCTGATGCCGGACGACTGGCCGGGCCACCCGCAGCGCAAGGACTACCCCCTCGGAGGAATCCCCGTGGAGTACAAGGGCGGGACCGTGCCGCCGCCGGACCAGCGCAGGAGCTACAGCTGA
- a CDS encoding NADH-quinone oxidoreductase subunit D has protein sequence MSTDQDMYAGASETTEGRVFTVTGQDWDEISQGLAEEAEERVVVNMGPQHPSTHGVLRLILELEGETVTDARCGIGYLHTGIEKNMEFRTWTQGVTFCTRMDYLSPFYNEMTYVLGIERLLDIEDDVPEKAQVMRVLLMELNRISSHLVAIATGGMEIGALTVMTVGFRERELVLDLFELITGLRMNHAFIRPGGVAQDLPVGALEEIRSFIALMKKRLPEYAALCNANPIFKARLEGVGHLDLEGCMALGLTGPILRSTGYPWDLRKTQPYCGYEDYEFDVQTWDTADSYGRFRVRLAEMWESLRLVEQAADRLAGLEGAPVMVADKKIGWPSQLSIGSDGMGNSLDHIKHIMGESMEALIHHFKLVTEGFRVPAGQAYVPVESPRGELGAHVVSDGGTRPFRAHFRDPSFHNLQATSVMSEGGQVADVIVAIASIDPVMGGVDR, from the coding sequence ATGTCGACCGATCAGGACATGTACGCCGGCGCCAGCGAGACCACCGAGGGCCGGGTCTTCACCGTCACCGGCCAGGACTGGGACGAGATCAGCCAGGGCCTCGCGGAGGAGGCCGAGGAGCGGGTCGTCGTCAACATGGGTCCCCAGCACCCCTCCACGCACGGGGTGCTGCGACTGATCCTCGAGCTCGAGGGTGAGACGGTCACCGACGCCCGTTGCGGCATCGGCTACCTGCACACCGGCATCGAGAAGAACATGGAGTTCCGCACCTGGACGCAGGGCGTCACGTTCTGCACCCGGATGGACTACCTCTCCCCGTTCTACAACGAGATGACCTACGTCCTGGGCATCGAGCGGCTGCTCGACATCGAGGACGACGTGCCGGAGAAGGCCCAGGTCATGCGGGTCCTGCTCATGGAGCTCAACCGCATCTCCTCCCACCTGGTCGCGATCGCGACCGGAGGCATGGAGATCGGTGCCCTGACGGTGATGACCGTCGGCTTCCGCGAGCGCGAGCTGGTCCTCGACCTCTTCGAGCTCATCACCGGCCTGCGGATGAACCACGCGTTCATCCGTCCCGGCGGCGTCGCCCAGGACCTCCCCGTCGGTGCGCTGGAGGAGATCCGCTCCTTCATCGCGCTGATGAAGAAGCGCCTGCCGGAGTACGCCGCGCTCTGCAACGCCAACCCGATCTTCAAGGCCCGCCTCGAGGGCGTGGGCCACCTCGACCTCGAGGGCTGCATGGCGCTGGGCCTGACCGGTCCCATCCTGCGCTCGACCGGCTACCCGTGGGACCTGCGCAAGACCCAGCCCTACTGCGGCTACGAGGACTACGAGTTCGACGTGCAGACGTGGGACACCGCCGACTCCTACGGCCGCTTCCGGGTGCGGCTGGCCGAGATGTGGGAGTCGCTGCGCCTGGTCGAGCAGGCCGCCGACCGGTTGGCCGGCCTCGAGGGTGCCCCGGTCATGGTCGCGGACAAGAAGATCGGCTGGCCCAGCCAGCTCTCGATCGGCTCCGACGGCATGGGCAACAGCCTCGACCACATCAAGCACATCATGGGTGAGTCCATGGAGGCGCTGATCCACCACTTCAAGCTGGTGACCGAGGGCTTCCGCGTGCCGGCCGGTCAGGCGTACGTGCCGGTCGAGTCCCCGCGCGGCGAGCTCGGTGCCCACGTCGTCTCCGACGGCGGCACGCGGCCCTTCCGGGCGCACTTCCGCGACCCGTCGTTCCACAACCTGCAGGCGACCAGCGTGATGAGCGAGGGCGGCCAGGTCGCCGACGTCATCGTGGCCATCGCCTCGATCGACCCCGTGATGGGAGGCGTCGACCGGTGA
- the nuoE gene encoding NADH-quinone oxidoreductase subunit NuoE, translated as MSGIDEKTYAELTEIAGRYPEKRSGLLPMLHLVQSVEGRVTPAGIEACAEILEITPAEVSGVATFYTMYKRRPVGDYHVGVCTNTLCAVMGGDEIFARLKDHLDVGNDETTEDEPGKKSITLEHVECNAACDYAPVMMVNWEFMDNMTPESAVTLVDDLRAGKEVTSTRGPRLCSWREAERVLAGFPDGRVDEGPGAGPASLRGLQIAQEKGWSAPAGADGSPAAVPASAQAAAARTDASQEAESAAVEADAPTATEAAEKKDAQ; from the coding sequence GTGAGCGGCATCGACGAGAAGACCTACGCAGAGCTGACCGAGATCGCGGGGCGCTACCCCGAGAAGCGCTCGGGCCTGCTGCCGATGCTGCACCTGGTGCAGTCGGTCGAGGGCCGGGTCACGCCCGCGGGCATCGAGGCGTGCGCGGAGATCCTGGAGATCACCCCGGCCGAGGTCAGCGGTGTCGCGACCTTCTACACGATGTACAAGCGCCGCCCGGTCGGTGACTACCACGTCGGCGTGTGCACCAACACGCTGTGCGCGGTGATGGGCGGCGACGAGATCTTCGCCCGCCTCAAGGACCACCTCGACGTCGGCAACGACGAGACCACCGAGGACGAGCCGGGCAAGAAGTCGATCACCCTCGAGCACGTCGAGTGCAACGCGGCCTGCGACTACGCCCCGGTGATGATGGTCAACTGGGAGTTCATGGACAACATGACCCCCGAGTCCGCGGTCACGCTGGTCGACGACCTGCGGGCGGGCAAGGAGGTCACCTCCACCCGCGGTCCGCGGCTGTGCAGCTGGCGCGAGGCCGAGCGGGTGCTCGCCGGCTTCCCCGACGGCCGCGTCGACGAGGGCCCGGGTGCCGGGCCGGCGTCGCTCCGCGGCCTGCAGATCGCCCAGGAGAAGGGTTGGTCGGCGCCCGCCGGCGCCGACGGCTCCCCGGCGGCCGTGCCTGCCTCCGCGCAGGCCGCTGCCGCCAGGACCGACGCCTCGCAGGAGGCCGAGTCCGCCGCGGTGGAGGCCGACGCCCCCACCGCCACCGAGGCAGCCGAGAAGAAGGACGCCCAGTGA
- the nuoF gene encoding NADH-quinone oxidoreductase subunit NuoF — translation MTDTLTPVLTANWGAERSWTLESYEQHGGYQALKKALGMAPDDIISAVKDSGLRGRGGAGFPTGMKWSFIPQDNPKPKYLVVNADESEPGTCKDIPLMMASPHTLVEGVIISSFAIRANKAFIYIRGEVLHVIRRVQAAVAEAYAAGHLGQDIHGSGFDLDIVVHAGAGAYICGEETALLEGLEGRRGQPRLRPPFPAVAGLYASPTVINNVESIASVPSIIANGAEWFSSMGTEKSKGYGIFSLSGHVTSPGQYEAPLGITLRQLIDLAGGMRPGPDGQPARLKFWTPGGSSTPLLTEEHLDLPLDFESMGEAGTMLGTRALQLFDETTCVVRAVLRWTEFYKHESCGKCTPCREGTWWLVQTLAALERGEGSESDLDLLLDQCENILGRSFCALGDGATSPISSSIKFFRDEYLAHLTHGGCPFDPAASTAWAATTAGAKA, via the coding sequence GTGACCGACACCCTCACCCCGGTCCTCACCGCCAACTGGGGCGCCGAGCGCTCGTGGACCCTGGAGTCCTACGAGCAGCACGGCGGCTACCAGGCGCTGAAGAAGGCGCTGGGCATGGCGCCCGACGACATCATCTCCGCGGTCAAGGACTCCGGCCTGCGCGGTCGCGGCGGCGCCGGCTTCCCCACGGGCATGAAGTGGTCCTTCATCCCGCAGGACAACCCCAAGCCCAAGTACCTCGTGGTCAACGCCGACGAGTCCGAGCCGGGCACCTGCAAGGACATCCCGCTGATGATGGCCAGCCCGCACACGCTGGTCGAGGGCGTCATCATCTCCAGCTTCGCGATCCGCGCGAACAAGGCGTTCATCTACATCCGCGGCGAGGTCCTGCACGTGATCCGTCGGGTCCAGGCCGCCGTCGCCGAGGCGTACGCCGCCGGCCACCTCGGCCAGGACATCCACGGCTCCGGCTTCGACCTCGACATCGTCGTGCACGCCGGCGCCGGTGCCTACATCTGCGGTGAGGAGACCGCCCTCCTCGAGGGCCTCGAGGGTCGCCGGGGCCAGCCCCGCCTGCGCCCGCCGTTCCCCGCGGTGGCCGGCCTCTACGCCAGCCCGACCGTCATCAACAACGTCGAATCGATCGCCTCGGTGCCCAGCATCATCGCCAACGGCGCGGAGTGGTTCTCCTCGATGGGCACCGAGAAGTCCAAGGGCTACGGCATCTTCTCCCTCTCCGGGCACGTCACGAGCCCTGGGCAGTACGAAGCTCCGCTCGGCATCACGCTGCGCCAGCTCATCGACCTGGCCGGCGGGATGCGACCGGGTCCCGACGGGCAGCCCGCCCGGCTGAAGTTCTGGACCCCCGGCGGCTCCTCCACGCCGCTGCTGACCGAGGAGCACCTCGACCTGCCGCTGGACTTCGAGTCGATGGGCGAGGCCGGCACCATGCTCGGCACCCGCGCCCTGCAGCTCTTCGACGAGACCACCTGCGTGGTCCGCGCCGTGCTGCGCTGGACGGAGTTCTACAAGCACGAGTCCTGCGGCAAGTGCACCCCGTGCCGCGAGGGCACCTGGTGGCTGGTCCAGACCCTGGCGGCGCTGGAGCGTGGCGAGGGCAGCGAGTCCGACCTCGACCTGCTCCTCGACCAGTGCGAGAACATCCTCGGCCGCTCCTTCTGCGCGCTCGGCGACGGTGCCACCAGCCCGATCTCGAGCTCCATCAAGTTCTTCCGCGACGAGTACCTCGCGCACCTCACCCACGGCGGCTGCCCGTTCGACCCGGCCGCCTCCACCGCCTGGGCCGCCACGACCGCCGGAGCGAAGGCATGA
- a CDS encoding NADH-quinone oxidoreductase subunit G — protein sequence MTATHDKAPEKAAEQDLVTLTIDGIEVSVPKDTLVIRAAEQIGVQVPRFCDHPLLEPVGACRQCLVDVPDAGNGRGFPKPQASCTLPVAPGMVVNTQATSEVADKAQQGVMEFLLINHPLDCPVCDKGGECPLQNQAMSNGQGESRFAGSGSGGVKRTFPKPINLSPQVLLDRERCIVCQRCTRFADEIAGDPFIALVERGAQQQIGIAEDAPFLSYFSGNTIQICPVGALTSESYRFRSRPFDLVSTPSVAEHDACGSAIRVDHRRGKVMRRLAGDDPEVNEEWITDKDRFAFAYASLEDRLGYPQVRDRVEDGGDGQLRPASWPEAFAVAARGLHAAGAAGGVGVLTGGRLTAEDAYAYAKFARVSLGTHDIDFRARPHSAEEAEFLAAHVALTGPWAGGVSYADLETARTVVLVGLEPEDEAGAIFLRLRKASRHGTGRVLALAPYTTRGLRKMGGTLVPTAPGQEPAALAGLLGHAEHGIDSGTVVLAGERLATVPGALSAVADLAAKTGARVAWVPRRAGDRGAVEAGCLPTLLPGGRPVADAAARVDAATSWGVGSLPEAPGRDADAIVAALVAGELGGLVVAGVEPDDTTDPAATRAAIEAAGFVVALGLRDTEVTRAADVVFPVAAPVEKAGTYLTWEGRPRPFEAVLPSPTALPDLRVLAGVSEELAALGQGAPLGFRTVADVRAEMEQLGPWDGDRPAMTPVEPAPTDGQGLALSTWKLMIDGGSMQDGDKHLAATARPAVARVSPATYAELGEPDAVVLTGDRGSVTMPAEVVEDMTDGTVWVPAASTGAGVLAGLASPGSRVTVKGAGA from the coding sequence ATGACCGCCACCCACGACAAGGCCCCCGAGAAGGCCGCCGAGCAGGACCTCGTCACCCTCACCATCGACGGCATCGAGGTCAGCGTCCCCAAGGACACCCTCGTCATCCGTGCCGCCGAGCAGATCGGCGTGCAGGTGCCGCGGTTCTGCGACCACCCGCTGCTGGAGCCGGTCGGCGCCTGCCGGCAGTGCCTCGTCGACGTCCCCGACGCCGGCAACGGTCGCGGCTTCCCCAAGCCGCAGGCCTCGTGCACCCTGCCGGTCGCGCCCGGCATGGTCGTCAACACCCAGGCCACCTCCGAGGTCGCGGACAAGGCCCAGCAGGGGGTCATGGAGTTCCTGCTGATCAACCACCCGCTCGACTGCCCGGTCTGCGACAAGGGCGGCGAGTGCCCCCTGCAGAACCAGGCGATGTCCAACGGCCAGGGCGAGTCCCGCTTCGCCGGCTCGGGCAGCGGCGGCGTCAAGCGCACCTTCCCCAAGCCGATCAACCTCAGCCCGCAGGTGCTGCTGGACCGTGAGCGCTGCATCGTGTGCCAGCGCTGCACCCGCTTCGCCGACGAGATCGCCGGCGACCCCTTCATCGCCCTGGTCGAGCGCGGCGCCCAGCAGCAGATCGGCATCGCCGAGGACGCGCCGTTCCTGTCCTACTTCTCCGGCAACACCATCCAGATCTGCCCCGTCGGCGCGCTGACCTCGGAGTCCTACCGCTTCCGCTCGCGGCCCTTCGACCTGGTCTCGACCCCCTCGGTCGCCGAGCACGACGCCTGCGGCTCCGCCATCCGCGTCGACCACCGCCGCGGCAAGGTGATGCGTCGCCTCGCCGGCGACGACCCTGAGGTCAACGAGGAGTGGATCACCGACAAGGACCGCTTCGCCTTCGCCTACGCCTCGCTGGAGGACCGGCTCGGCTACCCGCAGGTGCGGGACCGGGTCGAGGACGGCGGCGACGGTCAGCTGCGCCCGGCCTCGTGGCCCGAGGCGTTCGCCGTCGCGGCGCGCGGTCTGCACGCTGCAGGCGCCGCCGGCGGCGTGGGCGTCCTGACCGGTGGTCGCCTGACCGCCGAGGACGCCTACGCCTACGCGAAGTTCGCGCGGGTCAGCCTCGGCACCCACGACATCGACTTCCGCGCCCGGCCGCACTCGGCCGAGGAGGCCGAGTTCCTCGCGGCCCACGTCGCGCTGACCGGCCCCTGGGCCGGCGGGGTCTCGTACGCCGACCTCGAGACCGCGCGCACGGTCGTGCTCGTGGGCTTGGAGCCCGAGGACGAGGCCGGCGCGATCTTCCTGCGGCTGCGCAAGGCCTCGCGCCACGGCACCGGCCGCGTCCTGGCCCTCGCGCCGTACACCACCCGGGGGCTGCGCAAGATGGGCGGGACCCTCGTCCCGACGGCGCCCGGGCAGGAGCCGGCCGCGCTGGCCGGCCTGCTGGGTCACGCCGAGCACGGCATCGACTCCGGGACCGTCGTCCTGGCCGGCGAGCGCCTGGCCACCGTGCCCGGTGCGCTCTCCGCCGTCGCCGACCTCGCGGCCAAGACCGGTGCCCGGGTCGCCTGGGTGCCCCGTCGTGCCGGTGACCGCGGTGCGGTCGAGGCCGGCTGCCTGCCGACCCTGCTGCCCGGAGGCCGTCCGGTCGCCGACGCCGCCGCCCGCGTCGACGCCGCCACCTCGTGGGGCGTCGGGTCGCTCCCGGAGGCACCGGGTCGTGACGCCGACGCCATCGTGGCCGCCCTGGTCGCCGGCGAGCTCGGCGGTCTGGTCGTCGCCGGCGTCGAGCCCGACGACACCACCGACCCCGCCGCCACCCGCGCCGCGATCGAGGCCGCCGGCTTCGTCGTCGCCCTGGGGCTGCGCGACACCGAGGTCACCCGGGCCGCCGACGTGGTCTTCCCCGTCGCCGCGCCCGTGGAGAAGGCCGGCACTTACCTCACCTGGGAGGGCCGCCCGCGGCCCTTCGAGGCGGTGCTGCCCTCGCCGACCGCCCTGCCGGACCTGCGCGTGCTGGCCGGCGTCTCCGAGGAGCTCGCCGCGCTCGGTCAGGGGGCCCCGCTGGGCTTCCGCACCGTCGCCGACGTCCGCGCGGAGATGGAGCAGCTCGGCCCCTGGGACGGCGACCGACCGGCGATGACCCCGGTCGAGCCCGCCCCCACCGACGGGCAGGGCCTGGCGCTCTCGACCTGGAAGCTGATGATCGACGGCGGCTCGATGCAGGACGGCGACAAGCACCTCGCCGCGACCGCCCGCCCGGCCGTGGCCCGGGTCAGCCCGGCGACGTACGCCGAGCTCGGTGAGCCCGACGCCGTCGTCCTCACCGGTGACCGCGGCTCGGTGACGATGCCCGCCGAGGTCGTCGAGGACATGACCGACGGCACCGTGTGGGTGCCGGCGGCCTCCACCGGGGCCGGTGTGCTCGCCGGTCTCGCCTCACCCGGTTCCCGGGTGACCGTGAAGGGAGCAGGAGCGTGA
- the nuoH gene encoding NADH-quinone oxidoreductase subunit NuoH has translation MAEDLSAFGQDPWWLVLVKAGLVFVVLVLLTLFNIWWERRVVARMQHRIGPNVHGPFGLLQSLADGVKLAFKEDLIPKAADKVVFVLAPVIAVIPAFVTFSVVPFGPEVTMFGERTPLQLTDMPVAVLFVMAIASIGIYGIVLGGWSSGSTYSLLGGLRSSAQMISYEVSMGLALIAVFIYAGSLSTSEIVAAQDDLWFGLILIPSFVIYVISMVGEVNRAPFDLPEAEGELVGGFHTEYSSLKFALFFLAEYINMATVSALATTLFLGGWHAPFWIDRVWEGANEGYVPVIWFFGKVLFFIFGFIWLRGSLPRLRYDQFMAFGWKVLIPVALAWTVLVAIMRYVSNTYDIGVQQVLLFGGAAIVVVLALGFFGSTEDSEEDEAAPTIPEGGYPVPPMPAGGAVRGAAAPLEFPRSTTVPAGAGEEA, from the coding sequence ATGGCCGAGGACCTCTCGGCCTTCGGCCAGGACCCCTGGTGGCTGGTGCTGGTCAAGGCCGGCCTGGTCTTCGTCGTCCTGGTGCTGCTGACGCTGTTCAACATCTGGTGGGAGCGCCGCGTCGTCGCCCGCATGCAGCACCGCATCGGCCCCAACGTGCACGGTCCCTTCGGGCTGCTGCAGTCGCTGGCCGACGGGGTGAAGCTGGCCTTCAAGGAGGACCTCATCCCCAAGGCGGCCGACAAGGTCGTCTTCGTGCTGGCGCCGGTGATCGCGGTGATCCCCGCGTTCGTCACGTTCTCGGTGGTGCCCTTCGGTCCCGAGGTCACGATGTTCGGCGAGCGCACCCCGCTGCAGCTGACCGACATGCCCGTCGCGGTCCTCTTCGTGATGGCCATCGCCTCGATCGGCATCTACGGCATCGTGCTCGGCGGCTGGTCCTCGGGCTCGACCTACTCCCTGCTCGGCGGCCTGCGCTCCAGCGCCCAGATGATCTCCTACGAGGTCTCGATGGGCCTGGCGCTGATCGCGGTGTTCATCTACGCCGGCTCGCTGTCGACCAGCGAGATCGTCGCCGCCCAGGACGACCTGTGGTTCGGCCTGATCCTCATCCCGTCCTTCGTGATCTACGTGATCTCGATGGTCGGCGAGGTCAACCGCGCGCCCTTCGACCTGCCCGAGGCCGAGGGTGAGCTGGTGGGCGGCTTCCACACCGAGTACTCCTCGCTGAAGTTCGCCCTGTTCTTCCTCGCCGAGTACATCAACATGGCCACGGTCTCCGCGCTGGCCACCACGCTGTTCCTCGGCGGCTGGCACGCGCCGTTCTGGATCGACCGGGTCTGGGAGGGCGCCAACGAGGGCTACGTCCCGGTGATCTGGTTCTTCGGCAAGGTCCTGTTCTTCATCTTCGGCTTCATCTGGCTGCGCGGCTCGCTGCCGCGACTGCGCTACGACCAGTTCATGGCCTTCGGCTGGAAGGTCCTGATCCCCGTCGCGCTCGCCTGGACCGTGCTCGTCGCGATCATGCGCTACGTCTCCAACACCTACGACATCGGTGTGCAGCAGGTGCTGCTCTTCGGTGGCGCGGCGATCGTGGTCGTCCTCGCGCTCGGCTTCTTCGGCAGCACCGAGGACTCCGAGGAGGACGAGGCGGCGCCCACGATCCCCGAGGGCGGCTACCCCGTCCCGCCCATGCCCGCCGGGGGAGCCGTGCGCGGTGCCGCCGCGCCGCTGGAGTTCCCCCGATCCACCACCGTCCCGGCCGGTGCCGGGGAGGAGGCCTGA
- the nuoI gene encoding NADH-quinone oxidoreductase subunit NuoI, which translates to MAEKKDKTLKEQFIDPVAGFGVTFRTMFKKVVTEQYPFEKLPTAPRFHGRHQLNRWPDGLEKCVGCELCAWACPADAIYVEGAGNTDEERFSPGERYGRVYQINYLRCILCGLCIEACPTRALTMTNEYELADDNRADLIYEKSDLLAPLLPGMEQPPHPMRLGDDEGAYYRGQYAAPAPGEKIGTTGEQA; encoded by the coding sequence GTGGCTGAGAAGAAGGACAAGACGCTGAAGGAGCAGTTCATCGACCCGGTCGCCGGGTTCGGTGTCACGTTCCGGACGATGTTCAAGAAGGTGGTCACCGAGCAGTACCCCTTCGAGAAGCTCCCCACCGCGCCCCGCTTCCACGGCCGCCACCAGCTCAACCGCTGGCCCGACGGCCTGGAGAAGTGCGTCGGCTGCGAGCTGTGCGCCTGGGCCTGCCCCGCCGACGCGATCTACGTCGAGGGCGCCGGCAACACCGACGAGGAGCGCTTCAGCCCCGGTGAGCGCTACGGCCGCGTCTACCAGATCAACTACCTGCGCTGCATCCTGTGCGGGCTGTGCATCGAGGCGTGCCCGACCCGGGCGCTGACGATGACCAACGAGTACGAGCTGGCCGACGACAACCGCGCGGACCTCATCTACGAGAAGTCCGACCTGCTGGCCCCGCTGCTGCCGGGCATGGAGCAGCCGCCGCACCCGATGCGACTCGGTGACGACGAGGGGGCCTACTACCGCGGTCAGTACGCCGCCCCGGCGCCCGGCGAGAAGATCGGCACGACGGGGGAGCAGGCATGA